One window of the Camelina sativa cultivar DH55 chromosome 1, Cs, whole genome shotgun sequence genome contains the following:
- the LOC104704558 gene encoding uncharacterized protein LOC104704558: MAAVRLLLQLRFPQLHRHHRTSFETEFWCSSLGSILFGIRXNYFSNLQKEEDDDDDEVSPLPASTEPKGPRATTLLELMTIRAFHSKILRCYSLGTAIGFRIRRGVLTDIPAIIVFVSRKVHKQWLSPLQCLPTALEGAGGIWCDVDVVEFSYFGEPDHQPTPKQTFTTDIVDHLQGSDPFIGSGSQVASQETCGTLGAIVRSQTGGRQVGFVTNRHVAVNLDYPSQKMFHPLPPALGPGVYLGAVERATSFITDDLWFGIFAGTNPETFVRADGAFIPFADDYDLSRVTTSVKGGVGEIGEVKAIELQSPVGSLVGKQVVKVGRSSGLTTGTVLAYALEYNDEKGVCFLTDFLVVGENHRSPFDLEGDSGSLIVMKGEEIARPIGIIWGGTGSRGRLKLKVGECPESWTTGVDLGRLLTHLQLDLITTDEGLKAAVREQRAASTTGMSSMVSDSSPPYVNLKKEKRSPEEKLEASLGPLQVQHIDLEERIETKGGTPSVEHQFMPTFSGQCSASAWPEAAREDLVFSLTNGSGCDGDLCVGLRLGDDGAKRRRTQVTMERMRPAE, from the exons ATGGCCGCGGTTCGCTTACTGCTTCAACTACGATTTCCGCAGTTGCATAGACATCATCGCACATCCTTCGAAACCGAGTTTTGG TGTTCGTCTCTCGGATCAATTCTTTTTGGAATTAGGNCTAACTATTTCTCAAACTTGCagaaggaggaggatgatgatgatgatgaggtttCTCCTTTACCTGCCTCTACAGAGCCTAAAGGGCCACGAGCCACCACTTTGCTTGAGCTCATGACTATTAGAGCCTTCCACAGTAAGATCTTGCGTTGTTACAGTCTTGGAACCGCTATAGGGTTTAGGATCCGGAGAGGGGTTCTTACTGATATCCCGGCGATTATTGTGTTTGTGTCTCGGAAAGTGCATAAGCAATGGCTTAGCCCTCTTCAGTGTCTTCCTACTGCTCTTGAG GGAGCAGGAGGGATATGGTGTGATGTGGATGTGGTggagttttcttattttggagAACCTGATCATCAGCCCACTCCTAAACAGACATTTACCACTGACATTGTTGATCATCTCCAAGGGTCTGATCCTTTCATTGGATCAGGCTCTCAG GTGGCAAGCCAGGAGACTTGTGGGACTCTGGGGGCAATAGTGAGGAGTCAAACCGGGGGTAGACAAGTTGGATTTGTGACTAACCGCCATGTTGCTGTTAACTTAGACTACCCGAGCCAGAAGATGTTTCATCCTCTCCCTCCAGCCCTCGGCCCTGGTGTCTACCTTGGAGCAGTCGAGAGAGCTACTTCCTTCATCACAGACGATCTCTGGTTTGGCATTTTTGCTGGCACCAATCCAG AGACGTTTGTGAGAGCAGACGGTGCATTCATCCCCTTTGCAGACGACTATGACTTGTCACGAGTAACGACATCTGTCAAAGGTGGAGTTGGAGAGATCGGAGAGGTCAAAGCCATAGAGCTGCAGTCTCCAGTTGGAAGTTTAGTGGGCAAACAGGTGGTGAAAGTCGGGAGAAGCTCTGGCTTGACTACAGGAACAGTGCTGGCTTACGCACTGGAGTACAATGATGAGAAAGGAGTCTGCTTCCTCactgattttcttgttgttgggGAGAACCATCGCAGTCCGTTTGACCTTGAAGGAGACAGTGGAAGTCTCATAGTGATGAAAGGAGAGGAGATTGCAAGGCCCATTGGGATCATATGGGGAGGCACTGGAAGCCGTGGGAGGCTGAAACTGAAAGTGGGTGAGTGTCCAGAGAGCTGGACCACTGGTGTAGATCTGGGCAGGCTTCTTACACATCTACAGCTTGATCTCATCACCACCGATGAAGGGTTAAAGG CGGCTGTGCGGGAACAACGAGCAGCCTCAACAACGGGGATGAGCTCAATGGTTTCAGACTCATCACCTCCGTATGTGAATctcaagaaagagaagagaagcccAGAAGAGAAGTTAGAGGCATCATTAGGACCTCTTCAAGTCCAACATATTGATCTTGAAGAGAGAATAGAAACAAAAGGAGGTACACCGAGTGTGGAACACCAGTTCATGCCGACCTTCAGCGGTCAATGTTCCGCTTCTGCTTGGCCTGAGGCTGCTAGGGAGGATCTTGTATTCAGCCTTACGAATGGTAGTGGCTGCGATGGGGATTTATGTGTTGGACTGCGTTTAGGAGACGATGGAGCTAAACGCAGACGCACTCAAGTGACCATGGAAAGAATGAGACCCGCtgaatag
- the LOC109132650 gene encoding uncharacterized protein LOC109132650 has product RDNQDHLHDVDQGPTPSLYQTVLVGRTKKPYLISKQHLKHPLLNALVEKQQRYEEDDNEDGSCIITVKCEVVLFDHLLWMLENGDQSHILESLDDFAHLYLSP; this is encoded by the coding sequence AGAGATAACCAAGACCATCTCCATGACGTCGACCAAGGCCCTACACCGTCCTTGTACCAGACAGTGTTGGTTGGACGTACGAAGAAACCTTACTTGATCAGTAAGCAACACCTGAAGCACCCTCTGCTCAACGCTCTCGTAGAGAAGCAACAGAGATATGAAGAAGACGATAATGAAGATGGAAGTTGTATAATCACTGTGAAATGTGAGGTCGTTCTGTTCGACCATCTTCTGTGGATGCTCGAAAACGGAGACCAGAGTCACATATTGGAGTCTCTAGATGACTTTGCCCATCTCTATCTGTCCCCTTGA
- the LOC104777190 gene encoding uncharacterized protein LOC104777190: protein MMKRMRLMMMLRRCKSVSTQLGRSFSYTSLRTQSARRDNQDHLHDVDQGPTPSLYQTVLVGRTKKPYLISKQHLKHPLLNALVEKQQRYEEDDNEDGSCIITVKCEVVLFDHLLWMLENGDQSHILESLDDFAHLYLSP, encoded by the coding sequence ATGATGAAGAGGAtgaggttgatgatgatgctcaGGAGATGCAAGAGCGTGTCCACACAATTGGGACGTTCGTTTTCTTACACAAGTCTCAGAACCCAATCGGCTAGGAGAGATAACCAAGACCATCTCCATGACGTCGACCAAGGCCCTACACCGTCCTTGTACCAGACAGTGTTGGTTGGACGTACGAAGAAACCTTACTTGATCAGTAAGCAACACCTGAAGCACCCTCTGCTCAACGCTCTCGTAGAGAAGCAACAGAGATATGAAGAAGACGATAATGAAGATGGAAGTTGTATAATCACTGTGAAATGTGAGGTCGTTCTGTTCGACCATCTTCTGTGGATGCTCGAAAACGGAGACCAGAGTCACATATTGGAGTCTCTAGATGACTTTGCCCATCTCTATCTGTCCCCTTGA
- the LOC109133124 gene encoding uncharacterized protein LOC109133124 produces MAKNKDDIEYATAQAKLSEDEPIRVSYKHETPLEGGKIAESEPVELFSSAPRIEQGKDQSVSGGQTQMQRDVKDVPGTRTDDSPR; encoded by the coding sequence atgGCAAAGAACAAGGACGACATAGAGTACGCAACGGCTCAAGCAAAGCTATCGGAAGACGAACCAATCCGTGTAAGCTACAAACACGAGACACCATTAGAGGGAGGCAAGATTGCAGAGTCCGAGCCTGTAGAGCTGTTCTCAAGTGCTCCAAGGATCGAACAGGGAAAAGATCAGTCAGTCTCTGGCGGCCAAACACAGATGCAACGTGACGTCAAAGATGTCCCCGGAACACGAACAGACGATAGTCCCCGTTGA
- the LOC104777199 gene encoding uncharacterized protein DDB_G0271670-like: MASGCVKNVGTSASHSWTSSSKMSLTRESQPLDPQMEDLADDFEFLLEDPVTMLSADELFSDGKLVPLKFSGVTNSEEKPIITTSAVNTTVKPCRRIEMEISTGVADPYLFSPRAPRCTVRWRELLGLKRLAKTQEEASASSSSSSSRLSSSSPNPKTASFRHFLNRGSKSTAQPPSPPPAGKDSDVLESSSTSISSSRLSLSSSSSSGHELDDLPRLSLDLDNNKPGTPNPFARSRAHHQHHLRNPNQPRKPRRHTQADESTESGIESRGMTVTADSPRLNASGKIVFHGLERSSSSPGNFTGGPRMKLHHGMPRSHSANVRITPVLNVPVSSLRSGPKSGLFFGQLFASSSSSSPSSSSSGNRAQLQSINTKNRTNRTRLEPTSEL, translated from the coding sequence ATGGCGTCGGGTTGCGTTAAAAATGTTGGTACTTCGGCGAGTCACTCGTGGACCAGCTCCTCCAAAATGTCATTGACCCGTGAATCTCAACCGTTGGATCCACAGATGGAAGATCTTGCGGACGACTTTGAGTTTCTTCTCGAAGATCCCGTCACAATGCTGTCCGCCGACGAGCTTTTCTCCGACGGAAAGCTAGTCCCGCTTAAGTTTTCCGGCGTGACTAACTCGGAGGAGAAGCCTATTATAACAACGTCGGCGGTTAACACAACGGTGAAACCATGCCGAAGAATAGAGATGGAGATCTCCACCGGCGTCGCTGATCCTTATCTCTTCTCTCCGAGAGCTCCTCGTTGCACTGTGAGATGGCGTGAGCTTCTAGGTCTTAAGAGACTCGCTAAAACGCAAGAAGAAGCGTCagcttcgtcttcgtcttcatcatcgcgtttgtcttcttcttctccaaaccCAAAAACGGCATCGTTTAGACATTTTCTCAACCGGGGTTCTAAATCCACCGCTCAACCACCGTCTCCTCCGCCGGCGGGAAAAGACTCAGACGTCTTGGAGTCTTCGTCAACGTCTATCTCCTCCTCACGTCTCTCActctcgtcgtcttcttcttccggtCACGAGCTCGACGACCTTCCAAGACTATCTCTAGATCTTGACAACAACAAACCCGGAACACCAAACCCCTTCGCTCGGTCACGTGCCCACCACCAACACCACTTACGCAACCCGAACCAACCGAGGAAGCCAAGACGTCACACACAGGCTGATGAATCGACAGAGAGTGGTATCGAGTCAAGGGGAATGACTGTGACGGCTGATAGTCCAAGACTCAATGCTTCAGGGAAGATCGTGTTTCATGGACTCGAGAGAAGCTCAAGTAGTCCCGGTAACTTCACAGGAGGACCAAGGATGAAGCTTCACCATGGAATGCCGAGATCTCACTCTGCTAATGTCAGAATCACTCCTGTTCTCAATGTTCCTGTCTCTTCTCTCCGTAGCGGACCCAAATCAGGTCTCTTCTTTGGCCAGCtattcgcttcttcttcttcttcctcgccaTCGTCTTCGTCATCTGGAAACAGAGCACAGTTGCAGAGCATCAACACGAAGAACCGTACAAATCGAACCAGACTTGAACCGACCAGTGAACTGTAA
- the LOC104777208 gene encoding NAC domain-containing protein 21/22-like: MEMENKEEKKGSISMVEANLPPGFRFHPRDDELVCDYLMRRTVRSLYQPVVLIDVDLNKCEPWNIPQTARVGRKEWYFYSQKDRKYATGQRTNRATATGYWKATGKDRVIRRNGSLVGMRKTLVFYRGRAPKGRKTDWVMHEFRLQSSLFHHPPNSFKEEWVLCRVFHKNSNIAESDDNTRNCSHETTSTLMDSFINFDHHNIMNQPVPCFSNNLSQNQTNQSGLVSKNSNPLHSASSDQMVFRALLSQLPKNVEKSQSYGEGS; this comes from the exons ATGGAAATGgagaataaagaagagaagaagggcAGTATAAGTATGGTTGAGGCCAACTTACCTCCTGGGTTTAGATTCCATCCGAGAGACGACGAGCTCGTTTGCGACTACTTAATGAGAAGAACCGTTCGTAGCCTCTATCAACCAGTTGTCTTGATCGACGTCGATCTCAACAAGTGCGAGCCTTGGAATATTCCTC AAACGGCGAGAGTGGGAAGGAAAGAATGGTATTTTTATAGCCAAAAAGATCGGAAATACGCAACGGGGCAAAGAACAAATCGGGCTACGGCCACCGGTTATTGGAAAGCCACCGGAAAAGATAGAGTAATCCGAAGAAATGGCAGTCTTGTTGGTATGAGAAAGACACTCGTGTTTTACCGAGGTCGAGCCCCTAAAGGTCGTAAAACCGACTGGGTCATGCACGAGTTTCGTCTCCAAAGTTCACTTTTTCACCACCCTCCTAATTCTTTCAAG GAAGAGTGGGTATTGTGTAGAGTTTTCCACAAGAATAGCAACATAGCTGAAAGTGACGACAACACAAGAAACTGCTCTCATGAAACAACTTCTACATTAATGGACTCTTTCATCAACTTCGATCATCACAACATCATGAATCAGCCCGTACCCTGCTTCTCCAATAATTtatcacaaaaccaaactaacCAATCCGGTTTAGTCTCCAAGAACTCCAACCCCTTACATAGTGCTTCATCTGATCAAATGGTTTTCCGAGCCTTGTTAAGTCAGCTCCCTAAAAATGTCGAAAAATCACAGAGCTACGGAGAAGGAAGCTGA
- the LOC104704566 gene encoding histone acetyltransferase HAC5-like: MAQGQNRNVLQPGQMQNPASSVSSQPNATTSRDNLGVRQDVLNKIYAWLQQRQPSKTDEASKAKLFEIAKRLEHAMLRMAKSKDDYLDFRNFELRVESTLKLLTSQRLANPSSSASTMVQTPGVSHGWGQNHTATPMMDMSTVNSSSNHLSDATSETGRLLPNNRMNGASINYGRQQLSAVGQMIPTPGFDNSATTDVYQSHRNEDYSRDSGKRLAAGSDFGNPSQLQRQRPTGSNDRMLYNLDHQLGGGFRSNLHQNTSGMTNIPLNAGVGMSGNNVHLATGARTSEGVPSSTNFSTLSQPLQQPVDQLQVSHVNRYSMSNANTFASGDLYGVLTSSGSMETPVDMNSMSLNPMRRVDASFGSNQSSLQVVENNPLLKSQPFHQFENGNFQSSSNSKENLAQVSHRPLEHQFNQQAHHAQYQQQEHLMNNEADRQSQLDSNFVSQVKHEPRVEYYNEAFQMQAINKAEPSTLQNQYKQNAVKDEYVGVQSAPVCSSSQLKISPSIPPRTQQAPQISQWKDLSNLSAGVQPVSGLGQWHSSSQNVTHLSKNSSEERERFGVRFPMQHEGTNNSSFVRESTNCQNVAPKGTLEAPHLLEGSNALSKQLNGDSSLSYKNQRRWLLFLLHVRKCNAAEDNCESKYCFTTKTLLKHINDCKSPACAYQFCLQTRNLIHHYKHCRNEACPVCVFVKSFKEKQKFTFLQRAEPSPASLNHGPKESFESLLTSNGRDSKAAFVVDDLQPAPKRLKVEKPSQFAYHETPSIPATTSAGVSEGHFSVGSQEKDRLQSDVCKTVRTNVPMNVDSSDSKRRLVPVSRELEKPVCKDTPMGRRVGGESAFKNVLSEQENPKRTNEISALKEEKAEQSVGAVSVSNNGKSKIKGVSLIELFTPEQVEEHIRGLRQWVGQSKTKAEKNKAMGLSMSENSCQLCAVERLAFEPTPIYCTPCGARVKRNAMHYTVVVGESRHYVCIPCYNEARANTVSVDGTSVPKSRFEKKKNDEEVEESWVQCDKCQAWQHQICALFNGRRNHGQAEYTCPNCYIQEVEQGERKPVSQSVILGANSLPASTLSNHLEQRLFKKLKQERQERARLQGKSYEEVPGADSLVIRVVASVDKILEVKPRFLDIFREDNYSSEFPYKSKAVLLFQKIEGVEVCLFGMYVQEFGTDSASPNQRRVYLSYLDSVKYFRPDVKTVCQQELETAQGWRCEVCPDYDVCNACYSKGINHPHSFISRPSATDSVVQNTQTNQIQAAQLRELLLHVMTCLNGQCQYPRCRMTKLLVRHGLACKTRGCPHCKKMWGLFRLHARNCRDPQCKVAKCKELRAHFSRKQQQADSRRRAAVMEMVRQRAADATAPTPD, encoded by the exons ATGGCTCAGGGGCAGAATAGGAATGTTCTTCAGCCAGGACAGATGCAGAATCCTGCTTCCAGTGTTTCTTCTCAGCCTAATGCAACCACATCTCGTGATAATCTCGGAGTACGGCAGGATGTGCTCAACAAAAT CTACGCTTGGTTACAGCAGAGGCAGCCTTCAAAGACTGATGAGGCCTCCAAGGCTAAGTTATTTGAGATTGCCAAACGGTTAGAGCATGCAATGTTGAGAATGGCTAAGTCTAAG GACGACTACTTAGATTTCCGAAATTTTGAGCTTCGCGTGGAGTCTACTTTGAAACTACTAACTAGCCAGCGTCTCGCTAATCCTTCAAGCTCGGCCAGTACGATGGTTCAGACACCTGGGGTTTCGCATGGATGGGGTCAGAATCATACGGCCACCCCTATGATGGATATGAGCACAGTCAATAGTAGTAGTAATCACTTATCAGATGCAACTAGCGAAACTGGAAGGCTATTGCCAAATAATCGCATGAACGGAG CTTCGATAAATTATGGTCGTCAGCAATTATCTGCAGTTGGCCAGATGATTCCTACTCCTGGATTTGACAATAGTGCTACTACTGATGTATATCAGTCTCATCGAAATGAAGATTATTCTAGAGATTCTGGCAAGCGTCTGGCTGCTGGGTCTGACTTTGGAAATCCATCTCAGCTGCAGAGGCAACGTCCTACTGGTTCAAATGACCGTATGCTTTACAACCTTGATCACCAGTTGGGAGGTGGTTTCAGGTCAAATCTTCACCAGAATACATCTGGGATGACCAATATTCCTCTAAATGCTGGTGTAGGGATGAGCGGGAACAATGTACACCTTGCTACTGGGGCCAGGACTTCTGAAGGGGTCCCCAGTTCTACGAATTTTTCAACTTTATCCCAACCCTTACAGCAGCCTGTCGATCAGTTGCAGGTGTCACATGTGAACA GATACTCAATGAGCAACGCTAATACTTTTGCGTCTGGGGATCTCTATGGAGTTCTAACATCATCTGGCTCAATGGAAACTCCTGTGGATATGAATTCAATGAGCCTAAATCCTATGCGGAGAGTTGATGCTTCCTTCGGTAGTAACCAGTCAAGCCTGCAAGTAGTGGAAAACAATCCATTGCTAAAATCTCAACCATTTCATCAGTTCGAGAATGGGAATTTCCAATCTTCTTCCAATTCCAAAGAAAATTTGGCTCAGGTGAGTCATCGACCATTAGAACATCAATTCAACCAACAAGCTCATCATGCTCAATACCAGCAACAAGAGCACTTAATGAACAATGAAGCTGATCGTCAATCTCAGCTAGATTCAAATTTCGTTAGTCAAGTTAAGCATGAACCTCGCGTGGAATACTACAATGAAGCTTTTCAGATGCAGGCTATAAACAAAGCAGAACCATCCACGTTGCAAAACCAGTACAAGCAGAACGCTGTCAAAGACGAGTATGTTGGTGTTCAGAGTGCACCGGTTTGTAGTAGTAGCCAGCTGAAGATTTCTCCATCAATTCCACCACGAACTCAGCAGGCGCCGCAGATATCACAATGGAAAGATTTGAGCAACCTCTCAGCTGGAGTGCAGCCAGTATCAGGTCTGGGTCAATGGCATTCATCTTCGCAGAACGTGACACATCTATCAAAAAATTCTAGTGAAGAGAGAGAACGTTTTGGGGTAAGATTTCCTATGCAGCATGAAGGAACTAATAATAGTTCGTTTGTAAGAGAGTCTACAAACTGCCAAAATGTTGCTCCTAAAGGCACCTTGGAGGCTCCACATCTCCTAGAAGGAAGCAACGCCTTGAGTAAACAGCTGAATGGAGATAGTAGTCTAAGTTACAAAAACCAGAGGCGGTGGCTTTTGTTCCTGCTACATGTACGAAAATGCAATGCTGCAGAAGATAACTGTGAAAGCAAGTATTGTTTTACTACCAAAACGCTATTGAAACATATCAATGACTGCAAGTCCCCTGCTTGCGCATATCAATTTTGTCTTCAAACCCGAAATCTGATTCATCATTACAAGCACTGCAGGAATGAAGCATGCCCAGTCTGTGTTTTTGTCAAAAGCTTCaaggagaaacaaaaatttacctTCCTCCAAAGAGCTGAGCCTAGCCCAGCTAGTTTAAACCATGGACCCAAGGAATCTTTTGAGTCTTTGCTTACTTCTAATGGAAGAGACTCTAAAGCTGCGtttgttgttgatgatttgCAACCTGCTCCGAAGCGCCTGAAAGTAGAGAAACCCTCCCAATTTGCTTATCATGAAACACCGAGCATCCCAGCGACAACATCTGCTGGTGTAAGTGAAGGTCATTTTTCAGTGGGTTCGCAAGAGAAGGATAGGCTACAAAGTGATGTTTGTAAAACGGTCAGAACAAATGTGCCTATGAATGTAGATAGTTCTGATTCTAAAAGGAGGCTTGTTCCAGTTTCGCGTGAGCTGGAAAAGCCTGTTTGCAAAGATACTCCCATGGGAAGACGTGTTGGTGGTGAATCTgcatttaaaaatgttttatcagAGCAAGAAAACCCAAAGCGTACAAACGAAATAAGCGCACTTAAAGAAGAGAAAGCGGAACAGTCTGTGGGTGCTGTATCTGTGTCTAATAACGGGAAGTCAAAGATCAAAGGAGTCTCACTGATTGAGCTGTTCACCCCAGAGCAAGTAGAGGAACATATCCGTGGTCTTCGTCAGTGGGTAGGCCAG agTAAAACCAAggcagaaaaaaataaagcaatgGGACTCTCAATGTCTGAGAACTCTTGCCAGTTATGTGCTGTTGAGAGGCTTGCATTTGAGCCAACACCTATTTACTGCACACCTTGTGGTGCACGTGTCAAGAGAAATGCTATGCACTATACGGTTGTGGTTGGTGAGTCACGGCATTATGTCTGCATTCCTTGTTACAACGAAGCGCGTGCAAACACTGTTTCTGTTGATGGAACTTCTGTGCCGAAGTCAaggtttgagaagaagaaaaatgatgaagagGTTGAAGAATCG TGGGTGCAGTGTGATAAATGTCAAGCATGGCAGCATCAAATCTGTGCTTTGTTCAACGGCCGTAGGAATCATGGGCAAGCAGAGTACACTTGCCCTAATTGCTATATACAAGAAGTGGAACAAGGAGAAAGGAAACCAGTATCGCAAAGTGTTATTCTGGGAGCAAATAGCTTGCCAGCCAGTACTCTTAGCAACCATTTAGAACAGCGGTTGTTCAAGAAATTGAAGCAGGAAAGACAGGAGAGGGCTAGACTTCAAGGAAAAAGCTATGAGGAG GTCCCAGGAGCCGACTCGCTTGTTATCAGAGTTGTGGCATCTGTCGACAAAATACTAGAAGTAAAGCCACGGTTCCTTGACATTTTTCGAGAAGATAATTACTCATCAGAATTCCCTTATAAGTCTAAG gcCGTCCTGTTGTTTCAAAAGATTGAAGGTGTTGAAGTATGCTTATTTGGCATGTACGTCCAGGAATTTGGAACAGATTCTGCGTCTCCCAATCAGCGACGGGTTTACCTTTCTTATCTGGACTCAGTTAAGTACTTCAGACCTGACGTTAAAACAGT CTGCCAGCAAGAACTTGAAACTGCTCAAGGTTGGCGTTGCGAAGTATGCCCTGACTATGATGTTTGCAATGCTTGCTACTCAAAAGGCATCAACCATCCACATAGCTTCATTAGCCGTCCATCTGCTACAGATTCTGTTGTACAGAACACACAAACTAATCAAATTCAGGCTGCCCAG TTGAGAGAGCTGTTGCTACACGTGATGACATGCTTGAATGGCCAGTGTCAGTATCCGAGGTGCCGCATGACTAAGCTTCTCGTCAGGCATGGTCTTGCATGCAAGACCAGAGGTTGCCCACATTGTAAGAAAATGTGGGGCCTCTTCCGACTGCATGCCCGAAACTGCAGAGATCCCCAATGCAAAGTAGCCAAATGCAA AGAATTGAGAGCTCATTTTAGTAGAAAGCAGCAACAAGCAGATTCAAGACGCAGAGCAGCGGTGATGGAGATGGTGCGGCAGAGAGCTGCTGATGCAACAGCCCCCACTCCTGACTGA
- the LOC104777242 gene encoding exosome complex component RRP45A-like isoform X2 yields the protein MEGRFANLWRLTVNESKFVESALRSELRVDGRGLYDYRKLTIKFGKEYGSSEVQLGQTHVMGFVTAQLVPPYKDRPNEGSFSIFTEFSPMADPSFEPGHPGESAVELGRIIDRALRESRAVDTESLCVLAGKLVWSVRIDLHILDNGGNLVDAANIAALAALMTFSRPDCTVGGEGSQEVVIHPPEEREPLPLIIHHLPIAFTFGFFNKGSILVMDPTYVEEAVMCGRMTVTVNANGDICAIQKPGEEGVNQSVILHCMRLASSRAAATTKIIREAVEAYNRERSSQKVKRHHTLAKSEVSGPVVVV from the exons ATGGAGGGGAGGTTTGCTAATTTGTGGAGGTTGACTGTGAATGAGAGTAA ATTCGTGGAATCTGCGTTGCGTTCTGAGCTCAGAGTCGATGGTCGTGGCCTTTATGATTACCGCAAGCTTACTATCAAATTTGGCAA GGAATATGGTAGCTCAGAAGTTCAACTTGGCCAGACTCATGTTATGGGTTTTGTTACTGCTCAGCTAGTACCACCTTACAAAGACAGACCTAATGAAGGCTCCTTCTCTATTTTCACGGAATTTTCTCCAATGGCTGATCCCTCGTTTGAGCCAGGTCATCCTGGCGAATCTGCTGTCGAGCTGGGCCGCATTATAGACCGTGCTCTAAG AGAAAGCCGTGCAGTAGATACAGAGTCGCTCTGTGTTCTAGCCGGAAAGCTTGTCTGGTCTGTCCGCATTGATCTTCACATTTTGGACAACGGAGG GAATTTGGTTGATGCTGCAAATATCGCTGCTTTAGCTGCACTCATGACATTCAGTAGACCTGATTGCACTGTAGGAGGGGAGGGCAGTCAAGAAGTGGTCATACATCCACCCGAG GAAAGGGAACCACTTCCATTGATAATACATCATCTCCCAATAGCCTTCACGtttggattttttaataaagGCAGCATCTTG GTGATGGACCCAACTTATGTTGAAGAAGCTGTTATGTGTGGGAGAATGACTGTGACAGTTAATGCCAATGGCGATATTTGCGCAATCCAAAAACCGGGAGAAGAAGGCGTGAACCAGAGTGTAATCCTTCATTGCATGCGTCTTGCATCTTCAAGAGCTGCTGCAACAACAAAGATTATTAGAGAAGCT GTTGAAGCATACAACCGTGAGAGGAGCTCACAGAAAGTGAAGCGACATCATACTTTGGCTAAGTCTGAAGTTTCTGGACCTGTTGTAGTTGTGTAG
- the LOC104777242 gene encoding exosome complex component RRP45A-like isoform X1 yields MEGRFANLWRLTVNESKFVESALRSELRVDGRGLYDYRKLTIKFGKEYGSSEVQLGQTHVMGFVTAQLVPPYKDRPNEGSFSIFTEFSPMADPSFEPGHPGESAVELGRIIDRALRESRAVDTESLCVLAGKLVWSVRIDLHILDNGGNLVDAANIAALAALMTFSRPDCTVGGEGSQEVVIHPPEEREPLPLIIHHLPIAFTFGFFNKGSILVMDPTYVEEAVMCGRMTVTVNANGDICAIQKPGEEGVNQSVILHCMRLASSRAAATTKIIREAVEAYNRERSSQKVKRHHTLAKSEVSGPVVVV; encoded by the exons ATGGAGGGGAGGTTTGCTAATTTGTGGAGGTTGACTGTGAATGAGAGTAAATTCGTGGAATCTGCGTTGCGTTCTGAGCTCAGAGTCGATGGTCGTGGCCTTTATGATTACCGCAAGCTTACTATCAAATTTGGCAA GGAATATGGTAGCTCAGAAGTTCAACTTGGCCAGACTCATGTTATGGGTTTTGTTACTGCTCAGCTAGTACCACCTTACAAAGACAGACCTAATGAAGGCTCCTTCTCTATTTTCACGGAATTTTCTCCAATGGCTGATCCCTCGTTTGAGCCAGGTCATCCTGGCGAATCTGCTGTCGAGCTGGGCCGCATTATAGACCGTGCTCTAAG AGAAAGCCGTGCAGTAGATACAGAGTCGCTCTGTGTTCTAGCCGGAAAGCTTGTCTGGTCTGTCCGCATTGATCTTCACATTTTGGACAACGGAGG GAATTTGGTTGATGCTGCAAATATCGCTGCTTTAGCTGCACTCATGACATTCAGTAGACCTGATTGCACTGTAGGAGGGGAGGGCAGTCAAGAAGTGGTCATACATCCACCCGAG GAAAGGGAACCACTTCCATTGATAATACATCATCTCCCAATAGCCTTCACGtttggattttttaataaagGCAGCATCTTG GTGATGGACCCAACTTATGTTGAAGAAGCTGTTATGTGTGGGAGAATGACTGTGACAGTTAATGCCAATGGCGATATTTGCGCAATCCAAAAACCGGGAGAAGAAGGCGTGAACCAGAGTGTAATCCTTCATTGCATGCGTCTTGCATCTTCAAGAGCTGCTGCAACAACAAAGATTATTAGAGAAGCT GTTGAAGCATACAACCGTGAGAGGAGCTCACAGAAAGTGAAGCGACATCATACTTTGGCTAAGTCTGAAGTTTCTGGACCTGTTGTAGTTGTGTAG